The Deinococcus aestuarii genome includes a window with the following:
- a CDS encoding daptide-type RiPP, whose protein sequence is MTDLILTDVTTELELTELDEFETLSNAKDFAEGFAVGLGVVASVVGIIAFT, encoded by the coding sequence ATGACCGACCTGATCCTGACCGACGTCACCACCGAGCTGGAACTGACCGAACTCGACGAATTCGAGACCCTCTCGAACGCCAAGGACTTCGCGGAGGGCTTCGCCGTGGGCCTCGGCGTCGTGGCCAGCGTCGTCGGCATCATCGCTTTCACCTGA
- a CDS encoding TolC family protein → MNRTLALSAALLLPAATAQSALTLTRAIQSALAGGTDVRTAQANLDKATATNKAAQADPSTLAAAKLSAQNTQALARVGLRAARLSTLQSTVNAYTALLEAQENVELQALQVQVDQKALQVARVKLSVSNATPLDVQRAQNTLAGSTEDLADARAQVNLASARLATLTGLSGGVRAAGPPNVPPLKTSLASLRTGLNTNLTGVVSAGQAVSEAQLAVRLADNDFTPARTLADARTTLANAGRSLDAAQKNAQTTLAGAYQTAQNAAAQLGVAQSREAAAQRSYTQDAARLRSGTISAVTLQETQLALKQARFARLQAQDAVLEALAALSVAAGQNLSGLGGTL, encoded by the coding sequence GTGAACCGTACCCTCGCCCTGTCCGCCGCGCTGCTCCTCCCGGCGGCAACGGCCCAGTCCGCCCTCACGCTCACCCGCGCCATACAGTCCGCCCTCGCGGGTGGCACCGACGTCCGCACCGCCCAGGCCAACCTCGACAAGGCCACCGCCACCAACAAGGCCGCCCAGGCCGACCCCAGCACCCTCGCCGCCGCCAAGCTCTCCGCCCAGAACACCCAGGCGCTCGCCCGGGTCGGGCTCCGGGCCGCCCGGCTCTCCACGCTTCAGAGCACCGTCAACGCCTACACGGCGCTGCTGGAGGCGCAGGAGAACGTCGAACTCCAGGCCCTCCAGGTGCAGGTCGACCAGAAGGCCCTCCAGGTCGCGCGGGTCAAGCTCAGCGTGAGCAACGCCACCCCCCTCGACGTGCAGCGCGCCCAGAACACCCTGGCGGGCAGCACCGAGGACCTCGCCGACGCCCGCGCCCAGGTCAACCTCGCCTCCGCCCGCCTCGCCACCCTGACGGGGCTTTCCGGCGGTGTGCGGGCAGCGGGACCGCCGAACGTCCCCCCCCTCAAGACCAGCCTCGCCTCGCTGCGCACCGGGCTCAACACGAACCTGACGGGGGTGGTGAGCGCCGGGCAGGCGGTCTCCGAGGCGCAACTGGCCGTCCGGCTGGCGGACAACGACTTCACCCCGGCGCGCACGCTGGCCGACGCGCGCACCACCCTGGCGAACGCCGGGCGGAGCCTCGACGCGGCGCAGAAGAACGCCCAGACGACGCTGGCGGGCGCGTACCAGACGGCCCAGAACGCGGCGGCGCAGCTTGGGGTGGCGCAAAGCCGCGAGGCCGCCGCGCAGAGGAGCTACACCCAGGACGCGGCGCGGCTCAGGAGCGGGACGATCAGCGCGGTGACGCTTCAGGAGACGCAACTCGCGCTCAAGCAGGCCCGCTTCGCCCGCCTCCAGGCGCAGGACGCGGTGCTCGAAGCCCTCGCCGCCCTCTCCGTCGCCGCCGGACAGAACCTCTCCGGCCTCGGCGGCACGCTCTAG
- a CDS encoding ABC transporter permease — translation MHWNYILRIAAKELRSALRDRRSVMAGIVFPLVMIPLFLIALPLLIQDTFDRTEHQRQVVGVVHPERLPSALRAALTADTAQARGVRLVPTNRTTDAVRNGDFRVVIDVPEHMPTRAGGASVSLRLYAKLSDQNSQLILDKVTNAVDAYSRTLTEARLQQAGLPPQTSRPLVGQPVDTATSAQRTSGPLSFLIPYFLTLWLLMGGQATAIDATAGEKERGTLEALLVTPVSRLDVVLGKFIGVMVFAVTASVFTVLGMAVASAVGHHVLGQGEAAQAFGVNLALGWPALLVLTLIGLSTAALLAGVLLALGLFARTFREAQTYVAPLALLIAVPAIGLQFADFLTRDLSLYAIPLVGSMLVILDLVRGVWQPQAVILAGLTNLLTAALAVTLVWLGFRREHMLFRN, via the coding sequence ATGCACTGGAACTACATTCTGAGAATTGCCGCCAAAGAGCTGCGCTCGGCATTGCGTGATCGCCGCTCCGTGATGGCAGGCATCGTTTTTCCCCTGGTTATGATTCCGTTGTTTCTGATTGCTCTTCCCCTGCTGATTCAGGATACGTTCGACCGAACGGAACACCAGCGTCAGGTGGTGGGCGTCGTTCACCCGGAACGCCTCCCCTCGGCCCTGCGGGCGGCCCTGACCGCCGATACGGCACAGGCCAGGGGCGTGCGGCTGGTTCCAACCAACCGAACGACCGATGCTGTGCGGAACGGGGATTTCAGGGTCGTGATCGACGTGCCCGAGCACATGCCCACACGGGCGGGTGGTGCCAGCGTTTCCCTCCGGCTTTACGCCAAACTCTCCGATCAGAACTCACAACTGATTCTCGACAAGGTCACGAATGCTGTCGATGCGTACAGCCGGACCTTAACCGAAGCGCGTCTGCAACAGGCGGGCTTGCCGCCGCAGACCTCTCGCCCCCTGGTGGGACAGCCGGTAGACACCGCCACCTCTGCGCAGAGAACAAGCGGGCCCCTCTCGTTCCTGATTCCGTATTTCCTCACGCTGTGGCTGCTGATGGGAGGTCAGGCGACCGCCATCGACGCCACCGCTGGAGAAAAGGAGCGCGGCACCCTGGAAGCGCTCCTGGTGACCCCCGTGTCCCGTCTTGACGTCGTTTTGGGGAAATTCATCGGAGTCATGGTCTTCGCGGTCACGGCCAGCGTCTTCACGGTCCTGGGCATGGCCGTGGCGAGCGCCGTGGGTCATCACGTGCTGGGCCAGGGTGAGGCGGCCCAGGCCTTCGGTGTGAACCTGGCCCTGGGCTGGCCGGCGCTGCTGGTCCTGACCCTGATCGGGCTGTCCACCGCCGCCCTTCTCGCCGGCGTGCTGCTGGCGTTGGGGCTCTTCGCCCGCACCTTCCGCGAGGCACAGACCTATGTCGCGCCACTGGCGCTGCTGATCGCGGTGCCGGCCATCGGCCTCCAGTTCGCCGACTTCCTGACACGTGACCTCAGCCTGTACGCCATCCCCCTCGTGGGCTCGATGCTGGTCATCCTCGACCTGGTGCGCGGTGTGTGGCAGCCTCAAGCCGTCATCCTGGCCGGGCTGACCAATCTTCTGACGGCGGCCCTGGCAGTCACGCTCGTCTGGCTGGGGTTTCGTCGCGAACACATGCTCTTCCGGAACTGA
- a CDS encoding ABC transporter ATP-binding protein produces the protein MTLAASPSLYSPVLPETSAEMIHQATSVEVKALTKRYSRRVVAVSEVSFQARAGEIFGLLGPNGAGKTTTLRMLATLLTPTDGTALINGHDIRRAPAAVRRDIGVVSGGMGLYDHLTGREVLEYFAGFYGLGKADTARRIAGLAQQLQMDELLDRRTRHYSTGMKQKIVIARAVIHDPSVVILDEATNGLDIVARRAVLDFAQAFRQAGKTVLYSTHILGEAEELCDRAVILHEGRIKAEGTIVCLKARVNAATLEQAYFDLVRGPRASLFGS, from the coding sequence ATGACCCTGGCCGCTTCCCCCTCCCTGTACTCGCCGGTGCTACCGGAGACGTCGGCGGAGATGATCCACCAGGCGACTTCGGTGGAGGTGAAGGCTCTGACCAAGCGTTACTCACGCCGGGTCGTCGCCGTGAGCGAGGTTTCCTTTCAGGCGCGCGCCGGGGAAATCTTCGGCCTCCTGGGTCCCAACGGAGCGGGCAAGACCACCACGTTGCGGATGCTCGCGACGCTGCTCACCCCCACCGACGGCACCGCGCTGATCAACGGGCATGACATTCGCCGCGCCCCGGCAGCCGTCCGCCGCGACATCGGCGTGGTCAGTGGAGGCATGGGGCTGTACGACCACCTGACGGGCCGCGAGGTTTTGGAATATTTCGCGGGATTCTACGGGTTGGGCAAGGCTGACACGGCACGCCGCATCGCCGGGTTGGCCCAACAGCTTCAGATGGACGAACTCCTCGACCGCCGGACCCGACACTACTCGACCGGCATGAAGCAAAAGATCGTGATCGCGCGCGCCGTCATTCATGATCCCAGCGTCGTCATTCTGGACGAGGCCACCAACGGCCTGGATATCGTGGCCCGCCGAGCGGTCCTCGATTTTGCACAGGCCTTCCGGCAGGCGGGCAAGACCGTGTTGTACTCCACGCATATCCTGGGCGAGGCCGAGGAGTTGTGTGACCGTGCGGTCATCTTGCACGAGGGCCGGATCAAGGCCGAGGGAACCATCGTCTGCCTCAAGGCGCGCGTCAATGCGGCGACCCTCGAGCAGGCCTATTTCGACCTGGTGCGTGGCCCCAGGGCCAGCCTGTTCGGCTCCTAG